A DNA window from Dunckerocampus dactyliophorus isolate RoL2022-P2 chromosome 17, RoL_Ddac_1.1, whole genome shotgun sequence contains the following coding sequences:
- the prrc2b gene encoding protein PRRC2B isoform X2: MSDRLGQITKSKDGKSKYSSLSLFDKYKGKSIETQKNSVPRHGLQSLGKVAAARRMPPPAHLPSLKSENKGNDPNVIIVPKDGSGWANKPEQPDQKSSVASIPQLPESQLQLASQKSVSNLQKPPPVANQENTNTGGPKQWAQLNGKAVEPDGLRVLNRLQPFSHEEFPTLKAAGEQDRVGKERSGYDPSYGPGPSLRPQNVTSWREGGGRNLQPSSLTLGPPADPEGKLTALGETGTSPAASHPNTATSVTSSSVVATQSPGLDSKEPSLRPAQPVRKAAVPSALQHQLHHTSNAVYHDMLPAFMCSKDTRETPVTDHVPTTVAAPARFDSKPTFRQSYAKPELVNGDVRRENRFVRAPPRLSSQPIRRPSDRPQRPAIINPEDLKDLDDLDNDCEDGWAGLHEEVDYSEKLKFSDDEEEHSVNDKSKMWTEWDRENRRDCQSSLSLGEVSYTHDSPEESYSYHHQEAPRKTNSRYLSADTQKSHSELPADQEDHQRHSQPPARAKYASPELSEAVERARRRREEEERRAREERLAACAEKLKKLDEKFGKSERQISRTEEGFKDTEGKEAPLSPNREHVKVHNNCQYSAKDVHECSSDNSPSPSYREEPSFPAYRSSEDDGQETPSPSGDYGGRPLKPVPPRFQKQPQHQQQDQVYKLQQHWQQSAHPAPSGSSHTQRGYYPPHVLGFDPRWMMMPPFMDPRVSQGRSPVDYYPNSVPSSGMMKHTMHQDHLNSPGSDEGHPNLHQERRTPSTEPYPVWSQDGYPMRSFTPPYQRQHENQDRQLDDRSDMASLQQDSYEEKASEGASHLQDDLHHQHAFQSRSSDREHPDPGLLSAQSRTQHHADSEYPKQESRERHLKDSPDENSDGSKDNWKREGSISAQSQWSESSSCTSAGVIQPSETTGRTLTRRTGPIKKPVLKALKVEDKENEKPKPEPEEKPVPYRLEKEVLTNVYDLKKDNQPVSNRRAASPVVEKQSEERQHHSPAPTKVDRPLSTQQSEDCPKESVWDTEKIQPPRDVQENPEPQAPRRNNWIFIDEEQAFSAVRGSGRGRGRGFREFNSRGGGRGVRVCDNVRGAYNNGAVAQRAGRGRAQPRELKVEEFQRGKPRRRNVSETLSEASEYEELPKRRRQKGSENGDGYPESGEARKADRDSWRSNKVYTDDQAAADSREKAKTSRSFGGRMLPPRLNAGNYSRGYGGSREISTWRGRGPQFGGSSGSMQENGYGPGAESAYSRKPPIERDSLKYTPKFAGSFMENGSEEREGEYYFDSDNPDRQVLRRRRPPRQDKPPRFRRLQQEREPGSNQWTSDEYINGDFANPWPARPKGSAEDNWPTGPYSGGRTGQHGQTEEWETGSDNSDFGDWREKQGGRGGTPTQGHGDIPSDSCHSEAGSVEKRELSKRSFSSQRPLIERQNRKGEPSLLETSKMIRATDNPPSAPSNRSDTWQNGGLSCKSRSPDESGPVYSIEQLEERELSESSGKKFDKELKPQPIKPDIVEPLSQFELSAYPIEEETGGPVSNPDSYQDALSKKQRRPQEDDRRRKDQGVAVPVKNRPVASKIPPRFAKKQGGIGIDQPEETLSSNLGTEIWETNSSALSVQSSGGDSWTKQVSYTGSEPNSEDSDAGPEQSKEQHKPGPIGNERSLKHRKGSEVVDRMESGPITPVNGVDLHVDTVLPVPPIEFGVSAKDSDFSLPPGSTPVPVSNPVNKLQDPLTTNTIPMLRSNHLQPGINLNPISFPSADLTLKMESARKAWENSQSLPEQGSPGAGASGAPPPCSVGSSSGVSYSSFGGVSMPPMPVASVAPSMSMQGSHIPPLYLDGHVFPSQPRLVPPTMTQQQTYQQAAAAQQIPISLHTSLQAQAQLGLRGGLPVSQSQEMFNSIPPFRSQVYMHPNLSQASPMVLSGGAPLKGPYSAFPGMQHSDIVKPTTGSHYQPMNGSQQLVYDSQLNQGPSMGSSQLMDSQLIQVTMPLPGSQLRYGSAQQHLILPQSIQLPQGQNLSVGAPRRMMPPGSQTPVMPGSRESSQLEMKAFQFSEKPNHSPMSGGSYRPGSASPSGKPSGTGGPVGPLPTHYTQQVPSAQGSMVMHMRPPTTGPFPSPIQRPVMQVNKPVIIHSPPYSNPGRDLPHHPTPPSAPEALVKGPEDGMKNKTLRDVRKVVGEGKALPGGGMTSKLQEPLPSSTGHAKPARTGAIKPQVVKVEESKA, from the exons ATGTCCGATCGTTTGGGGCAAATAACCAAGTCCAAGGATGGGAAAAGCAAGTACTCCTCACTCAGCCTGTTTGACAAGTACAAGGGAAAATCAATAGAAACTCAGAAAAACTCAG TTCCACGACATGGCTTGCAGAGTCTTGGCAAAGTGGCCGCAGCCCGGCGTATGCCCCCACCCGCTCACTTACCGAGCTTGAAATCTGAAAACAAAGGAAACGATCCCAACGTGATTATTGTCCCAAAAGACGGTTCAGGATGGGCAAACAAGCCGGAACAACCCGATCAAAAGAG TTCTGTTGCATCGATACCACAGCTGCCGGAGTCGCAGCTGCAGCTGGCTTCACAGAAGTCTGTCTCCAATCTTCAGAAGCCTCCACCAGTAGCCAACCAGGAG AACACAAACACAGGTGGACCAAAGCAATGGGCCCAGCTAAATGGAAAGGCAGTAGAGCCAGATG GTTTAAGGGTCTTAAACCGACTTCAGCCCTTCTCTCACGAGGAATTTCCCACGCTGAAAGCCGCTGGAGAACAGGACAGGGTTGGCAAGGAAAGAAGCGGCTACGATCCGTCGTATGGGCCCGGACCAAGCCTCCGCCCTCAAA ATGTGACGAGCTGGAGGGAGGGTGGCGGCAGGAATCTCCAGCCCTCATCCCTGACCCTCGGCCCACCAGCGGACCCCGAGGGCAAACTCACTGCCTTGGGGGAAACTGGCACCTCTCCGGCCGCATCTCACCCAAACACTGCCACCAGCGTCACCTCATCTAGTGTCGTGGCCACTCAGTCGCCAGGCCTCGACTCCAAGGAGCCCTCCCTGCGTCCTGCCCAGCCTGTCCGCAAAGCAGCCGTCCCCTCAGCCCTGCAGCACCAGCTCCACCACACCTCCAATGCTGTCTACCATGACATGTTGCCAGCGTTT ATGTGCTCCAAAGATACGCGTGAGACCCCAGTTACAGACCACGTCCCAACTACTGTAGCAGCACCAGCCAGATTTGACAGCAAACCAACTTTTAGACAGAGTTATGCTAAACCTGAACTTGTCAA TGGAGATGTGAGAAGGGAGAACCGCTTTGTTCGCGCTCCGCCCCGACTGTCTTCCCAGCCCATTCGTCGGCCCAGTGACCGACCACAGCGACCCGCTATCATTAACCCCGAGGACTTGAAAGATCTGGATGACCTCGACAATGATTGTGAGGATGGATGGGCTG GACTTCATGAAGAAGTTGACTATAGCGAGAAGCTCAAGTTTAGCGATGATGAGGAAGAGCACTCAGTCAATGACAAAAGCAAGATGTG GACGGAGTGGGACAGGGAGAATCGTCGGGACTGCCAGTCATCCCTCAGTTTGGGTGAGGTATCTTACACCCACGATAGCCCGGAAGAGAGCTATTCTTACCACCACCAGGAGGCTCCTAGGAAGACCAACAGCAGATATCTTTCTGCAGACACTCAG AAAAGCCACAGTGAGCTGCCGGCTGACCAGGAGGATCACCAGCGCCACTCTCAGCCTCCGGCGAGGGCAAAGTACGCGTCGCCTGAGTTGTCTGAGGCCGTCGAGAGGGCCCGCAGGCGTCGCGAGGAGGAAGAGCGGCGCGCCCGCGAAGAAAGGCTTGCAGCCTGTGCAGAGAAACTGAAAAAGCTGGACGAGAAATTTGGGAAGTCCGAAAGGCAGATCTCACGGACCGAGGAGGGCTTCAAAGATACAGAAGGCAAAGAAGCACCCTTGTCCCCTAATAGGGAACATGTTAAAGTACACAACAACTGCCAGTATAGTGCAAAAG ATGTGCATGAGTGCTCCTCGGACAACTCCCCCAGTCCTAGTTACCGTGAGGAGCCAAGCTTCCCTGCCTATCGCAGCAGTGAGGATGACGGCCAGGAAACCCCCTCTCCATCTGGAGATTACGGCGGACGTCCATTAAAACCCGTGCCACCCCGCTTTCAGAAACAACCACAGCACCAGCAACAG GACCAGGTCTACAAACTGCAGCAGCACTGGCAGCAGTCAGCCCACCCAGCACCCTCTGGCTCAAGCCACACACAGCGAGGCTATTATCCACCGCACGTACTTGGGTTTGACCCCCGCTGGATGATGATGCCACCTTTCATGGACCCCCGTGTGAGCCAAGGAAGATCTCCCGTCGACTACTATCCCAATTCTGTCCCCTCTTCAG GAATGATGAAACACACTATGCACCAAGACCACCTGAACAGTCCTGGTTCTGATGAGGGCCATCCCAATCTACATCAGGAGAGAAGAACCCCTTCCACTGAGCCATATCCTGTCTGGAGCCAAGATGGTTATCCCATGCGCAGCTTCACTCCACCTTACCAGAGGCAGCATGAAAACCAGGACCGTCAGCTTGACGACAG AAGCGATATGGCTTCCTTGCAACAGGACTCCTATGAAGAGAAGGCTAGTGAGGGAGCGTCTCACCTTCAAGATGATCTCCACCACCAACATGCCTTCCAGAGTCGATCCTCAGACAGAGAACACCCTGACCCGGGGCTGCTTAGTGCTCAGAGCCGCACTCAGCATCATGCAGATAGCGAATACCCAAAACAAGAATCAAGAGAACGACATCTGAAAGATAGTCCTGATGAGAACTCTGATGGCTCTAAGGACAACTGGAAAAGAGAGGGAAGTATCAGTGCTCAAAGCCAGTGGTCTGAGTCTAGTTCCTGTACTAGCGCTGGAGTCATCCAACCATCAGAGACCACCGGGCGCACTTTGACACGCAGAACAGGACCAATTAAGAAACCGGTTCTCAAGGCTCTCAAAGTGGAAGACAAGGAGAATGAAAAACCAAAACCTGAGCCTGAAGAGAAGCCTGTCCCCTACCGTCTGGAGAAGGAGGTTCTTACCAACgtgtatgatttaaaaaaagataaccAACCTGTAAGCAACAGGCGTGCCGCCTCACCTGTTGTGGAGAAACAGTCTGAAGAGAGGCAGCATCACTCTCCAGCTCCCACTAAAGTGGACCGGCCTCTTAGCACCCAGCAGAGTGAGGATTGCCCCAAGGAGAGCGTCTGGGATACTGAAAAAATCCAGCCACCTAGAGATGTTCAGGAAAACCCAGAGCCACAGGCGCCACGGCGCAACAACTGGATCTTCATAGATGAAGAGCAGGCCTTCAGTGCTGTCAGGGGATCAGGAAGAGGCCGAGGTCGTGGTTTTAGGGAGTTTAATTCTCGAGGAGGAGGCCGCGGTGTCCGAGTCTGTGATAATGTCAGAGGAGCTTATAACAACGGAGCTGTTGCTCAGCGGGCAGGCAGAGGCAGAGCTCAGCCGAGGGAGCTGAAGGTGGAGGAGTTTCAGAGAGGCAAGCCTCGAAGGCGCAACGTTAGCGAAACCTTAAGCGAAGCCTCTGAGTACGAGGAGCTGCCCAAGAGACGACGACAGAAGGGCTCTGAAAACGGAGATGGTTACCCTGAGTCTGGAGAAGCTCGCAAAGCTGATCGGGACTCTTGGAGATCCAACAAGGTGTACACAGACGACCAGGCCGCTGCTGATTCCAGAGAAAAGGCCAAGACGAGCAGGAGCTTCGGAGGTCGCATGCTGCCTCCCAGACTGAATGCTGGGAATTACAGCAGAGGCTACGGAGGCTCCAGAGAGATTTCCACATGGAGGGGTCGTGGTCCTCAGTTTGGAGGCAGCAGTGGCTCTATGCAAGAAAATGGTTATGGTCCTGGAGCTGAGAGTGCTTATTCCCGTAAACCCCCCATTGAGCGCGACTCACTCAAGTACACCCCCAAATTTGCTGGCTCCTTCATGGAAAACGGCTCAGAGGAACGTGAAGGCGAATACTACTTTGACAGCGACAACCCCGACAGGCAGGTGTTGAGGCGGCGACGTCCACCGCGGCAAGACAAGCCCCCTCGCTTTCGTCGTCTGCAACAAGAACGCGAACCCGGGTCAAATCAGTGGACAAGCGACGAGTACATAAATGGAGACTTTGCTAACCCCTGGCCTGCCCGTCCAAAAGGCAGCGCAGAAGACAACTGGCCCACCGGCCCCTACTCTGGAGGACGCACCGGCCAACATGGGCAGACGGAGGAATGGGAGACAGGATCAGACAACAGCGATTTTGGTGACTGGAGGGAGAAGCAGGGTGGACGCGGAGGCACACCCACGCAGGGACACGGCGACATTCCCTCGGACTCGTGCCACAGCGAAGCGGGCTCTGTCGAGAAAAGGGAGCTTTCCAAGCGAAGCTTCTCCAGCCAGCGACCGCTGATAGAACGGCAGAACAGGAAAGGAGAGCCTTCACTGCTGGAGACGAGTAAGATGATACGTGCAACTGATAATCCCCCATCTGCTCCTTCAAACAGGAGTGACACCTGGCAGAATGGAGGGTTGTCTTGTAAGAG CAGGAGCCCAGATGAGTCAGGCCCCGTCTACAGTATTGAGCAGTTGGAGGAGAGGGAGCTGAGTGAGTCCTCAGGAAAGAAATTTGACAAAGAGCTAAAGCCGCAACCCATCAAACCAGACATTGTGGAGCCTCTGTCCCAATTTGAGCTCAGCGCCTACCCAA TTGAGGAGGAGACCGGAGGACCCGTTTCTAATCCGGACAGTTATCAGGATGCGTTGTCCAAAAAGCAAAGACGTCCACAGGAAGATGACAGGAGGAGGAAGGATCAAGGAGTTGCT GTGCCTGTGAAGAACAGGCCAGTTGCATCCAAGATACCGCCACGTTTTGCCAAGAAGCAGGGAGGCATTGGCATCGATCAACCAGAGGAAACTCTATCGTCGAATTTGGGAACAGAAATCTGGGAGACTAACAGCTCAG CTCTTTCAGTGCAGTCCTCAGGGGGAGACTCGTGGACTAAACAGGTGTCTTATACTGGCAGCGAACCCAACTCTGAG GACTCTGATGCTGGCCCTGAACAGAGTAAAGAGCAGCACAAACCAGGGCCCATCGGAAACGAGCGCTCCCTGAAGCACCGCAAGGGCTCCGAGGTCGTTGATCGCATGGAAAGTGGCCCCATCACCCCTGTGAATGGCGTGGACCTCCACGTGGACACGGTGCTCCCTGTGCCACCAATAGAGTTTGGCGTCAGCGCCAAAGACTCCGATTTTAGTCTACCACCAGGTTCCACCCCAGTGCCTGTGTCCAATCCTGTTAACAAGCTGCAAGATCCCCTCACCACCAAT ACTATCCCCATGCTCCGGTCCAATCATCTGCAGCCTGGCATCAACCTCAACCCCATCTCCTTTCCAAGCGCTGACCTCACTCTTAAG ATGGAATCGGCACGTAAGGCGTGGGAGAACTCCCAGTCCCTTCCCGAGCAGGGCTCTCCAGGTGCAGGTGCCTCAGGAGCTCCACCTCCATGCAGCGTTGGCTCATCCAGCGGTGTCAGCTACAGTTCTTTTGGAGGGGTTTCCATGCCTCCTATGCCTGTGGCGTCCGTAGCACCTTCTATGTCCATGCAAG GAAGTCATATCCCCCCACTGTATCTGGACGGTCATGTCTTTCCCAGCCAGCCACGCCTAGTTCCACCCACTATGACTCAACAGCAGACCTACCAGcaa GCGGCAGCAGCCCAGCAGATTCCCATCTCCTTACACACATCTCTTCAGGCTCAGGCTCAGTTGGGTCTCAGAGGAGGTCTACCTGTGTCTCAGTCCCAAGAGATGTTCAACTCTATCCCCCCGTTCAG GTCGCAGGTGTACATGCACCCCAACCTTTCGCAGGCCAGCCCCATGGTGTTGTCTGGCGGAGCTCCTCTTAAGGGGCCCTACTCCGCGTTTCCCGGCATGCAGCACTCAGACATAGTCAAGCCCACGACAGGCTCACACTATCAGCCGATGAATGGCAGCCAGCAGCTTGTCTATGACAGCCAGCTAAATCAGGGGCCCAGCATGGGTTCCTCCCAGTTGATGGATTCTCAGCTCATCCAG GTGACCATGCCTTTGCCTGGCTCTCAGCTGCGCTACGGCTCCGCTCAGCAACATCTCATCCTCCCTCAGTCCATCCAGCTGCCGCAAGGCCAGAATCTGTCAGTCGGTGCTCCACGCCGAATGATGCCACCTGGCTCACAGACACCCGTCATGCCTGGTAGCCGAGAG AGCTCACAGTTGGAAATGAAGGCTTTCCAATTCTCGGAAAAGCCCAATCATTCACCAATGTCTGGAGGCTCCTACAG GCCTGGCTCCGCCAGCCCAAGTGGGAAGCCCTCTGGTACTGGCGGCCCAGTTGGACCTTTGCCCACTCATTATACACAACAG GTCCCATCCGCTCAGGGCAGCATGGTGATGCACATGCGACCCCCAACCACCGGCCCCTTCCCCAGCCCCATCCAGAGACCAGTCATGCAGGTCAACAAACCTGTCATCATCCACTCCCCCCCTTACTCCAATCCCGGTCGCGACCTCCCTCACCACCCCACCCCTCCCTCGGCCCCCGAGGCCCTTGTCAAAGGGCCCGAGGATGGCATGAAG AATAAAACCCTGCGAGACGTCCGCAAAGTGGTGGGCGAGGGCAAGGCACTGCCCGGGGGGGGCATGACCAGCAAACTCCAGGAGCCCCTCCCCTCTTCCACAGGGCACGCCAAGCCAGCACGCACTGGAGCCATCAAACCCCAGGTGGTCAAGGTGGAGGAGAGCAAGGCGTAG